The Terriglobia bacterium genome has a window encoding:
- a CDS encoding discoidin domain-containing protein, with protein sequence MFIGTPSNIKSPNLEPITGKPRGPFFVPKGTRLLSLNRPVTSSDMQPVIGELNFVTDGEKSGGDGYFVELGPGKQWIQIDLGASYALNAILVWHYHSQARVYRDVIAQVSDDKDFLKGVVIAFNNDHDNSSGLGIGKDKEYIEVSEGRLIDPRGIRGRYVRLYSDGNTSNDLNHYVEVEIYGTPIK encoded by the coding sequence ATGTTCATCGGAACGCCGAGCAACATCAAGAGCCCGAACCTCGAACCCATCACGGGCAAGCCTCGTGGCCCTTTCTTCGTACCGAAGGGGACCAGGCTCCTGTCGCTGAACCGGCCGGTCACATCGAGCGACATGCAGCCGGTCATCGGCGAGCTGAACTTCGTCACAGATGGCGAGAAGTCCGGGGGGGACGGCTATTTCGTAGAGCTCGGCCCCGGCAAGCAATGGATCCAGATTGACCTTGGCGCTTCCTATGCACTCAACGCCATCCTGGTTTGGCACTATCACAGCCAGGCCCGCGTCTACCGCGATGTCATTGCCCAGGTTTCGGACGACAAGGACTTCCTCAAAGGGGTGGTCATAGCCTTCAACAACGACCACGACAACTCTTCCGGCCTCGGCATCGGCAAAGACAAGGAATACATCGAAGTGAGCGAGGGGCGCCTCATCGATCCCAGAGGGATCAGGGGGCGTTACGTCCGGCTCTACTCTGACGGGAACACCTCGAACGACCTGAACCACTACGTCGAAGTGGAGATCTACGGCACGCCGATCAAATGA
- a CDS encoding Gfo/Idh/MocA family oxidoreductase — translation MIEGQESAAKAFRLKYGMVGGGKGAFIGGVHRKAIAMDGLAELVAGCFSTDFENTRKTGESWGLPADRLYEDYRKMMRAEARRPDKIDFLVIVTPNDTHYPIARLALENGIHVVCEKPLATSSRDARALGVLARKKGLLFGVTYAYTGYPIVRHMREMIARGELGTIRFVAAEYPQDWLATPLEKTGQKQAAWRTDPRRAGISNCVGDIGSHIENMVSHLTGLEIRSLLARLDHVGEARVLDDNASILIEYTGGAKGLYWSSQIAVGHDNGFRVRIYGTRASLEWAQENPNYCRVAYVDQPTARLSRGRDKMCPAAQKWSRLPSGHPEGYFECFANIYSTYLTALQKKKAGESLTKDDLDFPGIDDGIRGVKFIEKCVNSSQKGAVWVKF, via the coding sequence ATGATTGAAGGACAGGAATCAGCGGCGAAGGCTTTTCGCCTCAAATACGGAATGGTCGGCGGGGGCAAGGGCGCCTTCATCGGCGGCGTTCACCGCAAAGCCATCGCCATGGACGGACTGGCCGAACTGGTTGCGGGATGTTTTTCCACCGACTTTGAAAACACGCGCAAAACAGGCGAATCCTGGGGCCTCCCGGCTGACCGGCTCTATGAGGATTATCGGAAGATGATGAGAGCCGAGGCCAGACGACCCGACAAGATCGATTTTCTCGTCATCGTCACCCCCAATGATACTCATTACCCCATCGCCAGGCTCGCACTCGAAAACGGCATTCACGTCGTTTGCGAGAAACCGCTGGCCACCTCGAGCCGCGATGCCCGGGCGCTCGGAGTCCTGGCCAGAAAAAAAGGGTTGCTATTCGGTGTCACCTACGCCTACACCGGGTATCCGATCGTGCGGCACATGCGCGAGATGATCGCCAGGGGTGAGTTGGGAACGATTCGGTTCGTTGCGGCTGAGTATCCCCAGGACTGGCTGGCTACTCCCCTGGAAAAAACCGGCCAGAAGCAGGCCGCCTGGCGGACCGACCCAAGGCGGGCCGGCATCTCCAACTGCGTCGGCGACATCGGGAGCCACATCGAGAACATGGTGTCGCACCTCACGGGTCTCGAGATCCGTTCGCTTCTGGCTCGCCTCGATCACGTGGGTGAGGCTCGCGTCCTCGATGACAATGCCTCGATCCTCATCGAGTACACAGGCGGCGCGAAGGGCCTGTATTGGAGCTCGCAGATCGCTGTAGGCCACGACAACGGATTTCGCGTCCGGATCTACGGAACCAGGGCCTCGCTCGAATGGGCCCAGGAAAATCCCAACTATTGCAGGGTTGCCTACGTCGACCAGCCCACGGCCCGTTTGTCGCGCGGCCGGGACAAGATGTGCCCTGCAGCACAGAAATGGTCGCGCCTCCCCTCCGGACATCCCGAAGGCTACTTCGAGTGCTTTGCCAACATCTACTCGACGTACCTCACGGCCCTCCAGAAGAAAAAGGCCGGGGAAAGCCTGACTAAAGACGACCTCGACTTCCCGGGCATCGACGATGGTATCCGGGGCGTGAAATTCATCGAGAAGTGCGTCAACAGCTCCCAAAAAGGAGCTGTATGGGTAAAGTTTTAA
- a CDS encoding sugar phosphate isomerase/epimerase, with protein MSRPVTLFTGQWADLPFEEICRKASAWGYDGLEIACWGDHMDVRKAANDPAYAKRKRQTLQKYKLGCWALGAHLAGQCVGDLYDERLDGFAPAGVRGKPEELRQWAIEEMKATARAAKSMGCDVVNGFMGSPIWKAWYSFPSTTEEMVEAGFDRIVKLWTPILDEFDRCGIRFGLEVHPTEIAFDFYTAQRLLAKFKDRQALGFNFDPSHLIWQGLEPHLFVREFSKRIYHVHMKDAGVTLDGRSGILGSHLPFGDLRRGWNFRSLGHGDVNFEEIIRELNVAGYSGPLSVEWEDNGMDRESGAQESLEFVRNINFSPSDVRFDKDMKK; from the coding sequence ATGAGCAGACCGGTCACCCTGTTTACCGGCCAATGGGCGGACCTCCCATTCGAGGAGATCTGCAGAAAGGCATCCGCCTGGGGCTATGACGGGCTCGAAATCGCCTGCTGGGGCGATCACATGGATGTTCGCAAAGCGGCAAACGACCCCGCCTACGCGAAAAGGAAACGGCAGACGCTCCAGAAATACAAGCTGGGCTGCTGGGCCCTCGGCGCCCACCTTGCCGGCCAGTGCGTGGGGGACTTATACGATGAACGCCTGGACGGATTCGCCCCGGCCGGGGTCAGGGGCAAGCCCGAGGAGCTGCGTCAATGGGCGATCGAGGAAATGAAGGCCACGGCGCGGGCCGCCAAATCCATGGGATGTGATGTTGTCAACGGATTCATGGGCTCGCCGATCTGGAAGGCGTGGTACTCGTTTCCGTCCACGACGGAGGAAATGGTCGAAGCCGGTTTCGACAGGATCGTCAAACTCTGGACACCCATCCTGGACGAGTTCGACAGGTGCGGCATCCGATTCGGCCTGGAGGTTCATCCAACGGAGATCGCCTTCGACTTCTACACTGCGCAGCGGCTCCTGGCCAAGTTCAAGGACCGCCAGGCGCTCGGCTTCAACTTCGATCCCAGCCATCTCATCTGGCAAGGGCTCGAGCCGCATCTGTTTGTCCGCGAGTTCTCGAAGAGGATCTACCATGTCCACATGAAAGACGCGGGGGTGACCCTGGACGGCAGATCCGGGATCCTGGGCTCACACCTCCCCTTCGGCGACCTGCGTCGCGGCTGGAATTTCCGCTCGCTTGGCCACGGCGACGTGAACTTCGAGGAGATCATCCGCGAGCTGAACGTGGCCGGTTACTCCGGGCCGTTATCGGTCGAATGGGAGGACAACGGTATGGACCGAGAGTCTGGCGCGCAGGAATCCCTCGAGTTCGTCCGTAACATCAACTTCTCCCCGTCCGATGTCCGCTTCGATAAGGACATGAAAAAATAG
- a CDS encoding NUDIX domain-containing protein, producing the protein MDPLQRRAARLLVIDPENSVLLFQYEDDRLKWWATPGGGLEGEETFEEAAAREAAEELSLTGGTLTPLWCRTVEFTFRGQSVRQVERYFLMRISRHDVALAETVQEAHRREGIIAARWWSLAELETTSERVFPEDLCEYLRGLRPSDSLRAPRSFGSLAGTEG; encoded by the coding sequence ATGGATCCGTTGCAACGGCGAGCCGCTAGACTGCTCGTCATTGATCCCGAGAACAGTGTCCTTCTCTTCCAGTACGAAGATGATCGGCTCAAGTGGTGGGCGACGCCCGGCGGTGGGCTCGAAGGCGAGGAAACCTTCGAGGAGGCCGCTGCTCGGGAGGCGGCTGAAGAACTCTCTCTCACTGGTGGGACACTCACGCCGCTTTGGTGCCGGACCGTGGAGTTCACATTCCGCGGCCAGTCGGTCCGGCAAGTCGAGCGCTATTTCCTCATGCGAATATCACGGCATGACGTCGCACTCGCCGAAACCGTGCAAGAGGCGCATCGCCGCGAGGGCATCATCGCCGCGCGCTGGTGGTCGCTCGCGGAGCTCGAAACGACGTCCGAGCGAGTCTTTCCCGAGGACCTCTGCGAATACCTCCGTGGTCTGCGGCCATCCGATAGTCTTCGCGCGCCTCGTTCCTTCGGATCTCTCGCCGGGACCGAAGGCTGA
- a CDS encoding TIGR03663 family protein yields the protein MSKAAFLRFFLAALFVGLAFRLWRLDSRPMHHDEANQAVKFGTLLETGEYRYDRNDHHGPTLYYLTLPAAWVRGQKTLSALDEWTLRAVPAAFGVGLLLLFGLLTRKLGREAVVLSAFFAALSPALTYYSRFYIQESLFVFFSLGFLIALGRYAFHPAAGSALAAGACAGLAYATKETSVVMFAAAGAAFVVAMISTIGIPRLSNPYADPRRIRIVHILAGLGVAVSIAFVFYSSFFRTPGSTVESVRAFKDYFARGTEPGLHVHPWFYYFQMLVYSSSGGLVWTEGLILVLALVGTVIAFGRTRTAGDPDQIEPAQISYAEECFWPRYFFLYSLFTAAAFSIFSYKTPWNLLAFYAGLILLAGSGAAALLKSLRSPLARSLLLILLLAGSCHLGLENWRANYSYPADPRNPYAYVQTSSDFLRLVKRVHDLTAVHGDGKDMLVKVVAGPYEQWPLPWYLRDLRHVGYWTSPADAGGFDHVPVVIASQENVQKLESILGDHAQTETYGLRPDILLTLYIDRPLWERFLNRK from the coding sequence ATGAGCAAGGCCGCTTTCTTAAGATTTTTTCTGGCCGCCCTGTTCGTCGGGCTCGCCTTCCGTCTCTGGCGCCTGGACAGCCGGCCCATGCACCATGACGAGGCCAACCAGGCAGTCAAGTTCGGTACACTGCTGGAAACCGGCGAGTATCGATACGACAGGAACGACCACCACGGACCGACGCTATACTACCTGACGCTGCCGGCTGCCTGGGTCCGCGGCCAGAAGACCCTGAGCGCATTGGATGAATGGACGCTGAGAGCCGTGCCCGCGGCTTTCGGCGTCGGCCTGCTCTTGCTTTTCGGTCTCCTGACCAGGAAGCTGGGACGGGAAGCGGTCGTCCTGAGTGCGTTTTTCGCGGCTCTCTCCCCGGCCCTTACTTATTACAGCCGGTTCTACATCCAGGAGTCTCTCTTCGTTTTCTTCTCTCTGGGATTCCTGATCGCGCTCGGGAGATACGCCTTCCACCCGGCAGCCGGCTCGGCACTGGCTGCGGGCGCATGCGCCGGGCTGGCCTACGCCACGAAGGAAACGTCAGTCGTCATGTTCGCGGCGGCAGGCGCGGCCTTCGTTGTTGCCATGATTTCGACAATAGGAATCCCGCGCCTCTCAAATCCATACGCCGATCCGCGCCGTATCAGAATCGTCCACATCCTGGCAGGACTGGGCGTGGCTGTGTCCATCGCGTTTGTCTTTTACTCCTCTTTCTTCCGGACTCCAGGCAGTACCGTCGAGTCCGTACGGGCATTCAAAGACTATTTCGCCCGCGGGACAGAACCGGGACTCCATGTGCATCCCTGGTTCTATTATTTCCAAATGCTGGTGTACTCCTCATCAGGCGGGCTGGTCTGGACGGAGGGTCTGATACTGGTTCTTGCTCTGGTGGGGACGGTCATCGCCTTCGGGCGAACGCGCACGGCTGGCGATCCGGATCAGATCGAGCCGGCCCAAATATCGTATGCCGAAGAGTGTTTCTGGCCACGCTACTTCTTTCTGTATTCTCTTTTCACGGCCGCAGCCTTCTCCATCTTCAGTTACAAGACGCCATGGAACCTGCTGGCTTTCTATGCCGGTCTGATTCTGCTGGCCGGAAGCGGTGCGGCGGCTCTGCTGAAAAGTCTCAGGTCACCCCTCGCGCGCAGCCTCTTGCTCATCCTGCTGCTGGCCGGATCCTGTCATTTGGGCCTCGAGAACTGGCGCGCGAATTATTCCTATCCCGCCGATCCGCGCAATCCCTATGCCTACGTTCAGACGAGCTCCGACTTCCTGCGCCTGGTCAAACGAGTGCACGACCTGACTGCCGTTCACGGGGATGGGAAGGATATGCTTGTCAAGGTTGTCGCCGGCCCTTATGAGCAATGGCCCCTCCCCTGGTACTTGAGGGACTTGCGGCACGTCGGATATTGGACCAGTCCGGCAGATGCGGGCGGGTTCGACCATGTGCCGGTTGTCATCGCCTCGCAAGAAAATGTGCAAAAACTGGAGAGCATCCTGGGCGATCATGCCCAAACCGAGACCTATGGCCTCCGGCCCGATATTCTCCTGACCCTATACATCGACCGTCCTCTCTGGGAACGATTCCTGAACCGCAAATGA
- a CDS encoding YdeI/OmpD-associated family protein: MLFKTLKTLDVRSCEEWRKWLAEHHDLESEVWLVFHKRETGQPSIAYDDAVDEALCFGWIDSLIKRLDEGRYARKFTPRKPDSRWSTANRKRYAQLKASGRLMPAGLNRAPTDRSGDAPRPSPSMVPQYIQEALRRHPTAWNYFEGLAPSYRRMYIAWIDSAKQQETKMRRLQEAIGLLAAGKKLGLK, from the coding sequence ATGCTCTTCAAGACCTTGAAGACCCTTGATGTGCGGAGCTGCGAAGAATGGCGGAAGTGGCTCGCCGAGCATCACGATTTGGAATCGGAGGTGTGGCTTGTATTCCACAAGCGTGAGACCGGGCAGCCATCCATCGCCTACGATGATGCCGTCGATGAGGCCCTGTGCTTCGGCTGGATCGACAGCCTGATCAAGCGTCTCGATGAGGGGCGGTATGCCCGCAAGTTCACGCCTCGGAAGCCTGACAGCAGGTGGTCGACCGCCAATCGCAAACGGTATGCGCAGCTTAAGGCAAGCGGACGGTTGATGCCGGCTGGGTTGAACCGAGCTCCAACTGATCGAAGCGGTGATGCGCCAAGGCCGTCGCCGTCGATGGTCCCACAGTACATTCAAGAAGCACTTAGAAGGCACCCAACAGCGTGGAACTATTTCGAGGGCCTCGCGCCATCATATCGGCGCATGTACATCGCTTGGATCGATTCCGCCAAGCAACAAGAAACGAAGATGAGGCGGCTGCAGGAGGCCATCGGCCTGCTCGCCGCGGGCAAGAAGCTTGGATTGAAATAA